Within Scleropages formosus chromosome 24, fSclFor1.1, whole genome shotgun sequence, the genomic segment GATGGTCTACCGTAGTACTCATAGTGTGATTTAGGTTTTGGATTTTctaattttgcttctgcaaatCCAGAAGCCAATTTGTGTTGAATACATCTTTGCAACCCAAGCGTAAAAGCCATGGCCTGGAGCACACTGTGGAACTGGCCGCAACTGCTGACAGCCCGTTGTCCGAGAAATTGTAAAGCCATCCAGCTTCCAAAATATCATCCGAAAAATATATCTGATGTTTTCAAGAAGCAAATAAGCAACTGATGTTTTCAGACACTGAAAGGGAACCAAAAGCAGTCTAAAAGGTCAATAATGAAAGTGAAGAGATGAATGAaggtgaaaaaggaaaagacgGATACAAAGATGCGAGAAGCCAAGACCCACATGATTAAGGACCATGTGAAGTGAACAGAGACTTTTAAACAGGACAAGACCACACAAAAAAGGTGGAGTAGCGGTTAAAATGATTGCCTTTGGACGTCGAAGACTTGtgcgaatcccacctcctgatgtaCTGCCCATGAGCAAGGAACCTGCCCCAaactgatacactaaaaattacccagctccataaatgggtaaataactgttaaaaGCTTAACATGctcactttgtaaaaaaaaagtatcagctaaatcaataaatgaggGATGTCTTCCAAAAGTGTTTCGAAACCAATGCTTGAATGCTCGGAGGTACAGATAACCAGAGGAGTAAAGAGCAATTGACTAATTGGGCCTCAACTTATGAATTTAACTGGGATGAAGAGTTGGTTTGTTATTGGAAGAGTTTGTAAGACCAGTGTGACATGGAGTGGGTCAGGAGATCATCATCAGTCCTTTATGCAGCAACTCCTATAACTTGCACTGGCacaaacactacatagtgtAGCAACCCCGTTACTGTGTTTAAGCAGGAAGATGTGCTTGGTGttaatagttgcattatggggaaaaacgtgaaatgtgggtgtgcaaccactggaggcacttctgggggaaattaTGGGGTGACCTGTTTGGCAATGTATTTAAAGCGAACCTGGGGATACTAGCAGGCTGAGAAAACTGGCTGAACACACAGAGCCTAAAGGAAGTggggtcctcagaccaagagcattGTTTTCCTGTATGCAGGTTCTAAATTAAACGTTTGAGATGAAGGTGAAAAGCATCTACTCAATAAAATGTAGACTAAGTGACTGTATTTCAAGAATTGTGTGCCTGCACCTGTAACTCAATGTCAATTGGTGGAATGCCTGGAGAAATGTCTGCAAAAATGCACAATGTGTTGAgtcaaaatgtaatgtaaatgtcaacaaaatGACACCTCCGGCGTGTTTCAGACTGGTGCTGGGCAGCTCAGTTAAAAATTCATTATGTTAATCGGGGAACAAATGTACTGAAGAGCTGTACAGCAGTGACGTCAAAATAGAAGACATTAATTATAAACTATGACCCTTGCCAACAGTGAATGAAGATGAGCCGTGCAATTACTGCAATAAAGACAACTGGAAGAAGACGTACAAAGACAAGTCACCCCTGCGTCGAAAAATTACGTACCACAGCATATGGTGTAAAGTCGCAGTGCAGCCTCTCAAATAAGTATAATACCGTAGTATATGGTGCAAATTCGCATTAAAATTTTACAGGCGTTCAATTCTGAAACCACGGTCGTTTGATACACAGTCATATACGACATACTAGTCGCAGCATGACACTGTAAACATCAGCGACAAATAATAGCAGCATACGATTAATATTCATACTCAACTAACGACGTatgttttagaaaatagaatttATTCCGCTCGGCAAGAACGAAAGGCATCTTGGGAAATGTAGGATTTAGTTAAGAATCATATAAAACTACACTTCCCCAAATACCACGCGTTAGTGGCAACGTTATGCTTTGAAATCGAAAAATTTCCTGGAATAGAGGAGGTTCTTGAGGGTCATGTGATAATGCTTGGCGTGGCAACAAACCGCAGTTCTAAAGTTATACGTGTTTTTGTGCCGTTACTAGGCGGACGACGTAGGTTGTTCTGTGCTAAACCAAGCCAGCGACACGTGTTTTCCAGCAGGAGCTACAGCACTTGGAGTGATATGGCCGAGGAGGCAAAGAAGCTTGCAGGTTACGCCGCTGTGAATAACCACGTTAAGGTAACTAAAAATAGTTAACGAAGTTCTGCTTTGAGCAATAGTTAATCGAAATCCTAAATGTACTCTCTAGGCTAGCCTCACGGGAACACACATGCATGTGtcatggggttttttttttttttgatggatgGCATTCGTTTCCCTTTATTACGTCTACTAACTTGGCAGTCAAGTTGGCTTATTATCAAATCTGTAACGACGATGTTTGCTGTTGTTCAGGGCTGACTCATCATGAGTTAAGTTCTTGTAACGTATCGTTTACTTAGACTCGACAATCTGAGTCTGTACTGCTGGACAGTCCTTCGTGTGATACAAGTTTGAAAGTTTAATTGATCACTTTTCAAGATGTGTTAAGATGACTACGTATACTATGCTTTACATAGTATGGATTAACTGTCTGAAGCAACAACTCGGGAGTTGCTGTGCAGTTTGCGTGGGAAACTTTGCCCGTTAAGAAAAAACACGTTGCGGTTGCAGTATGGCTTCATCATGTGTGTCGTTGCTGCACGTGTTTACATACAGTGAACTTTGTTCAGCGAAGGTTTCTGGTCACTGGTGTGTTTACTGAAATCATAGCGAACAGCAGTTCGTTCCGGGCGACAGGATCGCGCTTAGGGAGGGACGGAAGACGCCCGCAATTGAATCactatacacagtatatactgCAGCGCGCTACGTTCAGGTGGGGAGAAGAAAGACGTACGGACAGCGTTCGTGACACACAGCGAGACGTAATATAGATGCAAACTGATTAAATAATGCTCATCATGCCGGTCCCAAAACCCCTTCTTCGggcagccttcccagcctgctgaACGCTCCTCAGacttttccctcccttttctaCTACTCGCCAACACATGATAACCCCCTCATATTCCCTGTGGAaacagcggttgaacacaattccatttacccacaatccaactagTTGTAATGAACCatttttcccgctcaaactccaagcaacgcgggtcgttacagcaGCGGATCACTTGACGGAAAGAACCTCATCTGATGTGGCACTGCTTTACCGACTGAATGAAGTGTTTTTAGAAACACTTTTAACACGTTATAACAATTTTACATGCTAATATTAATTCAGTTAAGtcagagtaatttttaaatgtggggggacagctggtagcaaagtggttagagctactgcctctgggtTCACAGgccacaggttcaattcccatctctGCTTGTAgcgcccttgagtaaggtacttaccctgaattgctccagtaaaactctccagttgtaaatgggtcaataattgtaagcctgtagtaactgtaaccttaacattgtaagttgctttggagaaaatcatcaggtaaatgtaatgcttaCTTAGACAATTATACAATATGTGCTTAGTCTTTATATTAAACTGACTAGTTTAAAGGATTGTAACAACCCACGCTACCGGACGCCCCCTTCCAGCGACCAGATGTTGACTGTAAAAAGTTGGAATGaatgggaattgtgggaaatttAATAATTGTGCAACCGCAGAGGGGACTGTCAAGCACTGTAAGAGGGTGAGCACATGTATGGGAGAATTAATATACTTTCTTGTATATCAAAAAAGATTGTGTGGTACCACTTACCCACTTCTGTTCTGGTAAACCTTGCTGATCCGTaaaagggacaaaaaaagaGTGTCAGTTTGTCTTTCTTTACCCCACTGGCACCCATACCTCCATTGACTACTGTTATTACTCTGTTTTATTGAGTTGTTTAGTTGGAAGTGTTTGCTTCATCCCTTCCTGACTTGTCTAGTTTAAAGTCTTTGCTTCTCTGAATTTCCTAGTTGGAAAGTATTTCCAAGTGAAGCGTTGAGTTAAATACTGGCACCCGCCTTTGTTTGAACCCACAGAACAACTatgtggtgggggtggggagcggATCCACTATCGTCTATGCTGTGGACAGACTTGGTGAGGAACTGTTTATTCAAACTTAAGTGGTTGTACTGAACTTTGTGTCTTAAATCAAGGTGTATGTGGAAAAGATATTACCTTCTTAACACCTTTGTTTCAGCTGAGAGGGTGCAGCAGGAGAATCTCAAAATCGTGTGCGTTCCAACATCTTTCCAGGTATGTCTACCTGCTTGTCCAGATGAAgatggaacccacatccagtCACATAGCCTAAGTGctttgatgcagtaaaattgaCAAAAACTTATAAGTGCACACACTGATACAAACCAAGGGAGGGATCGaaccaccagttcacctgagttACATTGTCTTGGGGCTTGAGACCAGAAACATTTACCTATTACGAAAAGTACAATACATAGGACATATACAGTAAGTCTGTTTGTACCACTTTGCTTCATGCAGTAAGTTGGCCATGTTCTCTGGTACACTGTCAGctacagcaacagcagcggTCAAGTCCAGGTGGTCAAATCCAGATCCAGCAGTTGTTTTAACACTTTACTCGCAGTGCCTGTAACCCAGGCTCAttgttttcccacattttttaaTCCTATTCTACAGAAACATATAGTTTTTAATTAAGTCTGTAAGGGTAAAATAATTTAGAAGCTTCAAAATGACTGTGGTTATTCCCTGCATCTTCTGTTATTAGGCACGCCAGCTGATTCTGAAGCATGGGCTTCCTCTTTCTGACCTTGACCGGCACCCAGAGGTAGGACCTGTGGCCACTTTTATAGCTTTACCTGGGTCTTGAACCGTTTAGCTTGATTGCCATGTTTCTCCCTGcttttaaatgtctgtttttttttttttttttgaaagttcgTTGTCATTGAAAAATTATGGTTTGGCAGGAATACTCAGTGTTGTtggagtgcgtgtgtgttcacTGTAGTTTGAGTCACTGCGATGCTTGATTGTGTGTTGAGGATGTGGAATGTGATAACTGTCCTTTTCTGCGCACACAGCTGGATGTGGCAATCGATGGGGCAGACGAAGTGGATTCCTCTCTCACGCTCATCAAGGGAGGCGGGTAAGTGAATCTGTCGTGTTCTGAGTGTGCGCTTCTTTCCAGGAAGTGCCATTGAGTGGAAATACGAGAAGTCATTTCCATGTGCTCGTTAATGCTGAACAGTTGCTTTTCTGTTGGTGTTCTTGTGTGTGCTTCAGATATTGGGGCTTAAGTCAATCTCTTTAACAAACAGTGCAATTGGACTGATCTCTGTCTTAAAGCAACTCTCTCGTACTCCTAACACAGACAGAAAGAGCTGGATGCAGATatgccaactacagtacatcaCTGAATTTCCACTTTATTTGCGCAATGCAGGAAATTCACTTCTTTTTGGACACGCTTTACATAAAAtttcattacactttttttgaTTCTGTAAAACCAGGCAGTCTTACTAATTTACGACACTGTTATTGTTATCTGACTGATATGCCCTTACACTACTTTGGCTTCATCTACTGGACTTCTGTACCTTTACTTGTATTTggtatttaacatttacacttattacattagcagaaagagacttgggTGCAGATGcctgattcttaagtacagttagtttcttaccACATATGAATCgttgtacatcacatgagtagctgaaGAAAAACTTTTATCTGAATGTAGACGATTCCTTACtagtaatttttatatatatatatatatatatatatatatatatatatatatatatatatatatataaaatataacagttacgttacaggagtagttgcatgaatgtttattcattgtttaacaggcatgatctctaagttatagagcatgaacatttacacattacatgaacttagtagATCATGGTttaagtgagtccggaagagatgagttttaagaccctttttaaatgtgggcagagattcagcagttctgagtgggggggggggggggggggggttgttccACCaaaatggagccagaaccgataACCTCGGTGcattaccttttgtgcatgtgaccaccaagcaggcagaagtggaggagcgtATTTTTGAAGTCAGGTTTTTGTACAGGTTACAGTCCAGAACTTAATAATGCAAAAGTATCCCAGTTCAGTCTATATGGAGTGTTGCTATGTTCTtgtgggattcctctgggtgctctggtttcttccaacagtccaaagatatgtttctactgttctgaaatgtatgtcattgtggagaaaagcatctgctaaatgaataaatgtaaatgtttcaggtgaattgttgactctgaattgcctgcagtgtgtttgtgtgtgttattgctctACTGTATagatgactgtagggagtttgcTGTATCCTGCACTGCGAGTCATCCTCGATAAAGGTTCCAGCTAAATGTACTATATAATAATTgttgtgcatcgctttggagaaaagtgtatactaaatgaataacaagTATTAATCATTGGCTCCCAGCACTGCATCTAGTCATTGTAAATGCGCCGTCCTTGTGCCACATCCTTTTCTGCCTGGCTCTTTAGTAGTATGTAGTGTCTTCTGCAATCCGGGTTCCATCTTAATGCACTATACATTGGCGTTCATTATAGTTTGTATCGGTAAGGAGCAGAAGCATTTATCATTACCATGGTTTATGGAGTGTTAGCGCATGTTTTTGCTGTTGCTACTCGAAGTGATCAAATGTCGTCAACCCCGTCCTAAATCACAACTACCTGGTGTAATGTATGAACAGTATTACTTATTTTCTGGtccaatttgttttattttacttattttccaATCGCTGGCCCTGATAGCAGTTTATCTTCTGACCACAAAAGTCAAGAGTTTCAATGATGTGCGTTGGATTTCTGATCGTTGTCGAAGCATTGAATCACAAAGGAAGGTAATCGTAGTATGTTACATTTGAATGCTTTGGCTGGAGTATGTTTAACGTTTTCTGGTTTGTAAGGGGTTGAAAAGAGGCCGCATGGGAATTCGTAGCTAAacgtatttttcttttctcagggGCTGCTTGACTCAGGAGAAAATTGTCGCTGATTGTGCCAGACACTTCATTGTCATTGCAGACTACAGGTATATAGGTTTCCACATGGCTTTTGGTGTTGGGCAAGTTTAATTTACAATTGCCACATAAGGACTGAGTATTTTGGTGAAAGTTACCGTTAACAGTAGAGCACTTTCTCATAATGGCATCCTCCATGGAGGTTGCTGTACACGAAGAATGCGGTACAAGTAGTGCCTGACCTGCTGTTTTATCCCTGAACAGAAAGGACTCCAAGTGTCTTGGGCAGCAGTGGAAGAAGGGTATTCCTGTGGAGGTCATTCCAATGGCTTATGTTCCCATAGGCAGGGACATCACACGACGTTTTGGAGGGGAGGTGGTGTTGCGCATGGGTGTCAGTAAAGCTGTGAGTTGATTACGCTGATTCTTTCTGCACAATGCTCTATTCAGAGTAATTTTAAGTCAATTCTGCAAACTTCCTAAATTATGTTTTTCTGTTCATAGACATAACTGAATAAAgtgtaatattatataatacacgcacacaccctGGGTTTGTTGTCAGTAGACATTTTAGAATAATTGTACAATCACTGATGTTAAACTCATTATTTGTATGAATGTCATTGTCTCAAGGACTCTAtggaagagcaaaaaaaaagtgccatgtTCATGAAAGTTAAAGGAATATACATAATTCCTTCAATTGTTTGATAAAACAGAAGCCCATTTTTAGACTGTTCCCTGGTCCCAGACCTCAAGAAATGAACCTTTTGTTCAGGCTGGGGTATAATTTGTTTGATTTGCTATTGAAAAGGATTATCTTGAGTTTGTAAATGCTTGAGTTGTAACAAAATACAGAAAGCTATTAAGTACACACTGCAAGAAAATCTTACTTAGTCGATGCTTAGTAAGTGAATTGTTTTTACCGGTTTATAATGAAGGGTttctttactgcagcaattcggGGCCAGATACTTCTTTAGGGACACTGCAGCATGGgattgaaataaaatgtcacagtCCTGTAGAGTGCCTGTTAGAATAGCTGGAAAAGTTTTGTGTTGCTTTGACATGCTGCGGATTACATTCAAACCTTGTCCCCACAACAGGGCCCAGTTGTGACCGACAACAGTAACTTCATCTTGGACTGGAAATTTGAGAAGGTACACAACTGGAAGGAGGTTAACATGGCCATCAAGATGATTCCTGGTAGGTTACCTCTTTTGTCATTGCTAGGCTCCCTCTTGTGTGCAGTATCAAGTGTGATGCCTCAGGCACTAATGGCTGTGTAGCAggcatatatttatatacagctCATTAATGACACTTTTTGAACAGATTAACACTTCTGTTTTCAGTATATTACAAATCTGTGTATACCTTTTTtatcaaaaatgaataaatctttaacactttatattttaatgcacATTTTGTAACTACtgttaagagtttttttttttttttttttttttttttatgtagtcACTGCACAGTTTTACAGCCTATCACCCAGTACTTAGCAAAAACTCCTTTGGCAGAAATCACAGCTTCAATCATTTCCTGTAGACTCTTCTTGCTTTAGGCTTCCCGCCCCCCCACTTCCttccaaaaaatatttctagCTATACATGTTTGAGATCACTCTCTTCATAGATGCTGGGACTTGAGCTTTGAGGATTTGTTTGAATCATTACGTTCTTCCACCAAATACATATCCCAAAGCATAATAGATGCAGCCCATGGTTAACCACTGGCAACTTGTTCTTATCTTCATTTCTTCAAATGTGTCTTATGGTTGTGAATAAAAAGTTTGTTTAATCAGTCCTCAGCACTTTGTTCCAAAAAAGTCTTCAGCTTATGATTAGTGTTTGCACATTTCAGATGGTTATTATTTTGATAAATTTTCAGGCAGTATTTCCGTGTGACAGTGGTCAGTTGAACCTTTCTGTAGGTCCTTCTGCTTGGTTTATTAATTATGTTACCGAAAGTCAAAATTCAAATTGTTTACATATCAGTGAAAGGGCCTTCACTGCTCTGTagcagtcatttatttttattttcaagattGTGGTGTATCTATTCAACAGAATTATCTTCTAATTAACTATACTTGTCTTCAGTGAAGACTTGACAAGTCAGATGAGTTTGGAAAGCCTTAGCATATTACTAAATCAGTTGGAAGGGGGCCAAAACTTGCTCCCCGTATaatacatagtatccactgtatGGTGCACAGGAAGatgcaacatgtacaaatatacagcatacagaacacaacaaatatacagcatacagaacacaacacacaaacatacagatGGAATGGAACATAACTTACCATATATGGAACATCACACACCAACAACTTCACCTGCATACCATGAGGTAACCATGTCACCCGCACATATACCTAATGACTGCTAACAAACTcccagttgccatgactccctgCTTGTCAGTGAGAAAGGACTTGCCCTAGAGTAAGAGGGAGAGAAGGACCAGCTCTTCATTCTTTTCTTCTGGCATCTCACCAAGCCTAAGAGTTCCAAAACAAAGTCAATTGAATCCAGAAATTGAGTCTGTCCTTTTGTCTCACCAGTTCATTTGTcacataaattaaatttaaatttgtcattttctcatctgtcctttaaaaatatatcagcGAGGCTTGTCTTTGCCTTTTAAGATTACTGCAGTCATCTGATGCcactctgttttgctttttcctccAGGGGTTGTGGAAACTGGACTCTTCATTGACATGGCAGAACGAGTTTACTTTGGGATGCAGGATGGAACTGTGCGAATTCGAGACCCCCCAATTCACTGAAAGCTGCCAAGGCCCCTTTTGCACCTGGATGTTTTCTGGCCTCAGTGGCTACGACAGACTTCCACTTTCACTGATTCTGCGGGGGGGCTTTCTTTAGTTCCACCAACCAAAATGTCTTCCCACGGAAAAGGGACAGGAGAGCGAATTTCCACTTCACTCTGAGCTCTCTGGGTTCCTGTGTGAATAAGAAGGTGCTGAAGATGTGCTGAAAAAGGATGGCTTGACTGAGGACTGTTACTGTGGTCCTTAGCTTTTGGTTCCTTTTGTGATGCCAGCTGCAAGGTAAACAGTCCAACATTGGCAAGCAGACCTCAAGGATGAAAAGCAGTCCCCAGAAAGACATGAACATTCACATGGGTCAGCTATTATGTTTCTCACCATGACCAAACTTCTCCTTAATTGTTGCCTTTCTTGGATATGGTAGCCATTTGTCTGGCTCCCTTTTCAGACTCTAACTATGGactataaaatgtaaaatataattactGCAGGAGTCTTATTTCTGAAGTTTGGTTGTGGGGCAATTGTCAGTTTTTCACTGTtgaataaaaattgtttttcagataTGTTTTTCCCCTTCTGTTAAGTggggaaattttatttttttttccatggattAATACCAAGGAGCTGAGAACATGTAATAATTTAAAGGGCATTGAATACCTTTGTGATGACCAAGTGCAATTTTGCCTTTAAACTTAATGCAGCAAGTCAATAATAACAAGACCACTCTCCCCTTGTGTCTGAGTTCTTAATCAGTGAAACTTTTACATCTTCAGGCCATTTTCCCACagcttcttttcatttaatttcatgtcATGAATTCCTCCCTCTGCTCGAGTTGCTTTCCTTCTACCTTCAGAACCGCGGTTAAGGGAAGCTACTCTGGACCCAAAAATCAGTCCAGAGTTACAGGCTAGCTTCCCTCCCCCTTACTCTTTTCCAAAATCTAAAGACATACAGCTCTGCTTCTACCTTcagagaaattaaaagaaaaatcagtccAGTAACTGACAGTTTatccaaaatgttttcaataatCATGTTTAatcttatttacatatatagctgacacttttctccaaagtgatttacaatgttaagatagttatttacccattatacacctggttatttttactggagtaattttggaTAAGTACCTACCGCAGTGGTTCTACAAGAGTTGGGgaaatgtgaaccagcaaccttcagacccaaaggccGATGCATGTACATTTTGTTACTGAATACACCTGAAACCGCGTGTCCCATGCGGGGAGCTGGAcgctaatccggcaacacagggcgcaaggctggagggggaggggacgcacccaggatgggacgccagtccgtcacaaggcaccccaagcgggactcgaaccccagacccaccacagagaaggacctagtccaacccactgcacccacctGTTTGAAAGATTCAATATTATGGATTTACTTCATAGAACACAGCTCTGAAAATTCCATAAGTAGACAAAACAAAGTTGAGGACATAAGCTGTTTTTTATCTGAACTCTAAGTCAAATGTGTTTATACCGTTCAGTATGTTTTTGATTCATTGCCTGTACTGTAGTACTTGTcgagatttttttattataaaggcATTGTAATTTAAAAGGACACAGAATAAACTGCTTTGAGACAAACTAATGGGAAGGGcgttaaataaaatgaactgatATATACTAATGGAGGATAACGAAGGATTCCCCGTGTTCAAGATTCATCTCTTCAAGGTCATATTGCACACCGTACCCGTTATTACGGAAAAAAGCACGCATCTTCCGGCGGAAGTGGGTTCATACTGAGTTCTGATTGGCTGGGGGGTTGAGGAAACGCTTGTGGATCATTGAGAGCTGCAGGAACAGCTCGCATTACGCCGTATTGGTCCTATTAACGCGAACAGGAAGGTTGAGAGTCGCACCCCCGCTGTGCccattcacttatttttactttaataacCGAAAAGTGAGAGGACAAAGACGAGCCGTGAGCATGGCAGCCTACAAACTGGTGCTGATTCGTCATGGGGAGAGCTGCTGGAACCAGGAGAACCGCTTTTGTGGCTGGTTTGATGCCGACCTCAGCGAGACCGGTGTGCATGAGGCTAAGAGGGGCGGAGAGGCCCTCAAAGGTGATTATATTCTTCAACTCGTCCATCATTAATATCAGAAATTATACTTCAATAAACAGTGAGTGAGTAGGTTATCACGTGAGGCTGTACCACCAGCAGATTAGTAAACCTAACGAGTGGAAATAACTCGTTAACTTGTTATTCAATTGTGAACAGGTAACTGATCAGTGATTATGCGTTAAAACTACTCAAAAGAATGTGGTAGTGTCAGTCAGGTCACAACTAACGGGCTCTCCTTCAGAAGGTTTAATacatgatgattttattttaaaaatgtaatactgtgGAGGTGTTTAAAAAGGCAGCTGATAAAGTTGTGGTCTGTTACTAGAAAAATTATTGGCTTATTCGTTTGCGGCTTGAGAGGTTCAGGACGTCTTTCAAGCGCGCGGAGGAGAGCACGCTCACGTCTCGCGCTGGATGCGCAGCGACGTGACGCCTGAGGGTTGAGCGCCTCGCGCTGGGATGCTGCGCTGGCCCGTGGCCAGTGCGAAAAAGCGCAGCATAAACACGCGC encodes:
- the rpia gene encoding ribose-5-phosphate isomerase, with the protein product MLGVATNRSSKVIRVFVPLLGGRRRLFCAKPSQRHVFSSRSYSTWSDMAEEAKKLAGYAAVNNHVKNNYVVGVGSGSTIVYAVDRLAERVQQENLKIVCVPTSFQARQLILKHGLPLSDLDRHPELDVAIDGADEVDSSLTLIKGGGGCLTQEKIVADCARHFIVIADYRKDSKCLGQQWKKGIPVEVIPMAYVPIGRDITRRFGGEVVLRMGVSKAGPVVTDNSNFILDWKFEKVHNWKEVNMAIKMIPGVVETGLFIDMAERVYFGMQDGTVRIRDPPIH